In Takifugu flavidus isolate HTHZ2018 chromosome 13, ASM371156v2, whole genome shotgun sequence, the following are encoded in one genomic region:
- the LOC130535680 gene encoding gliomedin-like isoform X6, producing the protein MQERSSAVLQLAGMLALLLSSAGLLYLLVRQSDLTEELLRLEAQVKALAQSCGPRGGAALQAEGLKRLNRNRRNQEGAERQEEKDMLMLMSYSMLPLKSIIELCNVSRETCSTVGVPGPQGAPGPEGRRGRRGEAGPPGPPGPPGHPGPPGPACSSDKEGQEAARGHFPPVSATSVEPWTLIGEVGDVTQPSTTHQEQQGEDLSTTSDVENITVAPVKLLAGLIQSSKTVREKTPVTVQNESESPRPDASSALEAPTGAVTATPTSNPADGVGDEFNYTETPQDLFDVSESPTNDRELSKEMWNFTEFRKILDRSAEPDLHQSSDTISVPHTAAENESESFPNDDSYDSPNDPNYGNVTEATLPTTAASVGETQKRDTSITMVTPLRNECRIKTIRCSEEAIPMRSTFGAWMLDASQLDDGTFWIAEHFSGRLLEVQHNASSSQNRSHQTVDVSRFYQGCGHVVYRASLYFHNGGTNRLIKFDLNTGRTSALVMAGSRYHNLAYLFPNSKTYFKFAVDENGLWVIFAASTGDSVMVAKLGAETFSVEAIVNTHYPTAKAGNAFVVCGVLYFTDDADRKVTYAFDLYEERPESVDFDLRPAGGVLAMVSYYPTRTLLYMWDNSSVKSCKVNLA; encoded by the exons atgcaggagaggagcagcgctGTCCTGCAGCTGGCGGGGATGTtggcgctgctgctgagctCGGCGGGGTTGCTGTACCTGCTGGTGCGGCAGAGCGACCTGacggaggagctgctgcggCTGGAGGCCCAGGTCAAGGCGCTGGCGCAGAGCTGCGGCCCCCGGGGCGGCGCCGCCCTGCAGGCGGAGGGGCTGAAGAGACTCAACCGCAACCGGAGGAACCAGGAGGGAGCAGAAAGGCAAGAGGAGAAGGacatgctgatgctgatgagcTACTCCATGCTTCCT cTAAAATCCATAATTGAACTTTGCAACGTCTCCAGGGAAACATGCTCAACAG TAGGTGTGCCAGGACCACAGGGTGCGCCGGGGCCGGAGGGCAGGCGAGGGAGACGAGGTGAGGCGG GTccccctggtccccctggtccccctggtcaccctggtccccctggtcctgCGTGTTCATCTGATAAAGAGGGACAGGAAGCTGCCAGGGGACACTTCCCTCCTGTCTCAGCAACATCCGTGG AACCGTGGACGCTGATCGGTGAGGTCGGTGATGTAACACAACCCAGCACAACTCACCAAGAACAACAAG GGGAAGACCTCAGCACCACCAGTGATGTGGAAAACATCACAGTGGCTCCGGTTAAACTGCTCGCAG GCCTGATTCAAAGCAGCAAGACTGTCAGAGAAAAGACGCCTGTCACTGTGCAAAACG AGTCCGAATCTCCTCGTCCGGATGCCAGCAGCGCTTTGGAGGCACCGACCGGCGCCGTCACAG CAACGCCGACATCAAATCCTGCTGACGGAGTCGGAGATGAGTTCAACTACACTGAGACGCCTCAAGACCTCTTTGATGTTTCTG AATCTCCAACAAATGACAGAGAGCTGAGCAAAGAGATGTGGAACTTCACTGAGTTCAGGAAAATCCTGGACAGAAGTGCAGAACCTg ACCTCCATCAGAGCAGCGACACCATCAGCGTTCCCCACACAGCCGCGGAAAACG AGTCGGAATCGTTCCCTAACGACGACAGCTACGACTCGCCCAACGATCCCAATTATGGGAATGTGACAGAGGCGACTCTTCCCACaa CCGCAGCTTCAGTGGGTGAGACTCAGAAGAGGGACACTAGTATCACCATGGTTACGCCCCTGAGAAATg AGTGCAGAATAAAGACTATTAGATGTTCGGAGGAGGCCATCCCAATGAGAAGCACGTTTGGAGCCTGGATGTTGGACGCGTCCCAGCTGGACGATGGGACATTTTGGATCGCCGAGCACTTTTCAG GTCGACTCCTGGAGGTGCAACACAACGCGTCTTCCTCTCAGAATCGAAGCCACCAAACGGTGGACGTCAGCAGGTTCTACCAGGGCTGCGGCCACGTCGTTTACCGGGCCTCCCTGTACTTTCACAACGGAGGAACAAACAGACTTATAAA ATTTGACCTGAACACCGGCAGAACCAGCGCTCTCGTCATGGCCGGCAGCAGATATCACAACCTGGCGTATCTTTTCCCCAACTCCAAGACCTATTTCAAGTTTGCCGTGGACGAGAACGGGCTCTGGGTGATCTTCGCCGCCAGCACTGGTGACAGCGTGATGGTGGCGAAGCTCGGAGCAGAAACCTTCTCCGTGGAGGCCATCGTCAACACTCACTACCCCACAGCCAAAGCAGGAAATGCTTTTGTGGTCTGTGGCGTGCTGTATTTCACAGACGACGCGGACAGGAAAGTCACTTATGCCTTTGATTTGTATGAAGAGAGGCCAGAAAgtgttgattttgatttgagGCCAGCTGGCGGCGTCTTGGCGATGGTGTCTTATTATCCCACCAGGACACTTCTGTACATGTGGGACAACAGCAGTGTCAAGTCCTGCAAGGTCAACCTGGCTTGA